The Methanococcoides sp. LMO-2 genome segment TCAGTTAGAAGCAGGAGCTGCTATCACAGGTCCATGTAAGACAGAGAACCTTGGTCTGGAAAAAGTAGTTGCACAGATCATCTCAAACCCTAACATCAGGTTCCTTCTTGTAACAGGTTCTGAAGTAAAGGGACACATTACCGGTGAAGCATTCATGATGTTCCACAAGAACGGTGTCAGCGACAACCGTATTGTCGGAGCAAGCGGTGCTATCCCATACGTTGAGAACCTAACCGAGGCAGCAGTCGAGAGGTTCCAGCAGCAGATCGAGCCTGTAGAGATGATCGGTACCGAAGATATGGGACAGATCACAGCAAAGATCAAGGAACTCGCAGCAAGAGACCCAGGAGCCTTTGATGCTGACCCAATGATCGTCGAGGTCGGCGAAGGTGGCGGCGAAGAGGAAGAAGAGGCTGGCGGACTTAAGCCAATGGCAGCAGAGCTCGCTACAGTCAGGCACAGGATCCTTGATATTGACAGAGAAATGGTCATTGCCGGTAACTGGAACAAGTTCCACTCAGGTGTACACGCAGGAAAGGTCGAAGGTATCATGATCGGTCTTGCGATCACACTGTCACTACTTGGCCTATTGCTATTCGGGAGGTAATTGACATGGCAGAAGAAATAGAATCCGGACAGGGAGTCCCAATGGTCATCAGCCCACAGATGGGTGCCATTGAAAGTGTTGTCGAAAGAATTCGATACAGGGCTCAGCTTATCGCAAGGAACCAGAAGCTCGACTCCGGAGTTAATGCCACAGCTGCAACCGGTTTC includes the following:
- the mtrA gene encoding tetrahydromethanopterin S-methyltransferase subunit A, coding for MADKREPAEGWPTLKGEFELGDVKNCVAVITLGSHLPGAPQLEAGAAITGPCKTENLGLEKVVAQIISNPNIRFLLVTGSEVKGHITGEAFMMFHKNGVSDNRIVGASGAIPYVENLTEAAVERFQQQIEPVEMIGTEDMGQITAKIKELAARDPGAFDADPMIVEVGEGGGEEEEEAGGLKPMAAELATVRHRILDIDREMVIAGNWNKFHSGVHAGKVEGIMIGLAITLSLLGLLLFGR
- a CDS encoding tetrahydromethanopterin S-methyltransferase subunit F — encoded protein: MAEEIESGQGVPMVISPQMGAIESVVERIRYRAQLIARNQKLDSGVNATAATGFIVGFAFAVLMVLVLPLIIWQVGGVI